A genome region from Geobacter pickeringii includes the following:
- a CDS encoding MlaE family ABC transporter permease, whose protein sequence is MGAFERVGKRVLAFNEIVGEMLMLLGQTVWFFREAPRNLQSVFTQMAIIGYETLPIASVMAFFVGMVLALQTGVELQKYGTQNIIGGIVGLSMVRELGPVMTSFLVAGRAGSAMAAEIGVMKVYEEIDALKTLDINPVRYLAMPRLIACLICVPALVIYANFVGVLGGAFMSHLHPKIFISYSTYYDSLKTALKFKEVGAGLIKATTFGGIIALVACYTGFKTSGGARGIAQSTTRAVVMSFMLILVADYFLTRLLM, encoded by the coding sequence ATGGGCGCCTTCGAACGGGTAGGCAAGCGGGTTCTCGCATTCAACGAGATCGTAGGGGAGATGCTGATGCTCCTCGGCCAGACGGTCTGGTTTTTCCGCGAGGCACCACGCAACCTCCAGAGCGTCTTTACCCAGATGGCGATCATCGGCTACGAGACGTTGCCCATTGCGTCGGTGATGGCGTTTTTCGTCGGGATGGTCCTTGCTCTCCAGACCGGGGTCGAACTCCAGAAGTACGGGACCCAGAACATCATCGGCGGTATCGTCGGCCTGTCGATGGTGCGGGAGCTTGGACCGGTCATGACCAGTTTTCTCGTGGCGGGACGTGCCGGCTCCGCCATGGCGGCGGAGATCGGGGTCATGAAGGTGTACGAGGAGATCGACGCCCTGAAAACCCTCGACATCAACCCCGTTCGCTACCTCGCCATGCCCCGGCTCATCGCCTGCCTGATCTGCGTCCCGGCGCTTGTCATCTACGCGAACTTCGTCGGGGTGCTCGGCGGTGCGTTCATGAGTCATCTTCACCCGAAGATTTTTATCTCCTACTCAACCTACTATGACAGCCTCAAAACGGCCCTCAAGTTTAAAGAGGTGGGGGCGGGACTGATCAAGGCGACCACGTTCGGGGGGATCATCGCCCTCGTCGCCTGCTATACCGGTTTCAAAACCAGCGGCGGTGCCCGTGGGATCGCCCAGTCCACGACCCGGGCAGTGGTCATGTCGTTCATGCTGATTTTGGTTGCCGACTACTTTCTTACCAGGTTGCTCATGTGA